The sequence TTTGGTGTGCATTatacaaatgtagatgtatatacatttgAGCGgttcaaattgtatggatggatttttttcatcAGTAGTACagcaaaaacgtaatctgcagatgattctaagaaaattGATGAAGACGctatagctctaagtccgatatcgagtcccccacttttgcaaaatagatattttgccacatgaatgtagggtttgggcaagaaatcttcatagcttctgatagaattataggaaaaatatcatattgggcttataTTAAAGGTATTGTACGtaaatttcagaatctgtattaatatctctagtgtttttgaattttagtagagacaTCGTGctaaaattatgagaaattagcctaaaattaacttttaactactatattatcatttttaacaaatgtcttatggacatttttttttcgttttagcttaaataagttcagaacatttccaacttTCGTTCAgagagtttttatactcagttgagcagagctcacagagtatattaactttgattgcataacggttggttgtacaggtataaaggaatcgagatagatatagacttccatatatcaaaatcatcagtatcgaaaaaaaaattcgattgagccatgtccgtccgtccgtccgtctgtccgttaacacgataacttgagtaaattttgaggtatcttgatgaaatttggtatgtagatacctgggtactcatctcagatcgctatttaaaatgaacgatatcggacaaaaaccacgcccactttttcgatatcgaaaatttcgaaaaattgaaaaagtgcgataattcattaccaaatacccattaagcgatgaaacttggtaggtgagttgagcttatgacgcagaatagaaaactagtaaaattttggacaatgggcgcggcaccgccctcttttaaatgaaggttatttagaagttttgcacgctgtaatttggcagtcgttgaagatatcatgatgaaatttggcaggaacgttactcttattactttatgtctgcttaataaaaattagcaaaatcggagaacgaccacgcccactttttaaaaaaaaaaattttttaaaatcaaattttcaaagaaaagttaatatctttacagcatataagtaaattatgccaacattcaactccagtaatgatatggtgcaacaaaatacaaaaataaaataaaatttcaaaatggacgtggctacgccctttttcatttaatttgtctaggatgcttttaatgccataggtcgaacaaaaactaaacaatccttgtgaaatttggcagaggcttagctcctaggatgataactgttttctgtgaaaaagggcgaaatcggttgaagccacggccagtttttatacacagtccaccgtctgtccttccgctcggccgttaacacgataacttgagcaaaaatcgataaatgtttactaaactcagttcacgtacttatctgaacttactttgtattggtgtaaaaaatggccgaaatccgactatgaccacgcccactttttcgatatcgaaaattacgaaaaatgaaaaaaatgccataattatataccaaatacgaaaaaaggaatgaaacatggtaattgtattggtctattgacgcaaaatataactttagaaaaaaacttggtaaaatgggtgtgacacctaccatattaagtagaagaaaatgaaaaagttttgcagggcgaaatcaaaagcacttggaatcttggaaggaatactgtacgtggtattacgtatataaataaattagcggtacccgacagatgatgttctggatcaccctggtccacattttggtagatatctcgaaaacgccttcacatatacaactaagggccactcccttttaaaaccctcattaatacctttaatttgatacccatatcgtacaaaaaaattctagagtcacacctggcccacctttatggcgatatctcgaaagggcatccacctatagaactaaggtccactcccttttaaaatactcattaacacctttcatttgatacccatatcgtacaaaaaaattctagagtcacacctggcccacctttatggcgatatctcgaaaaggcatccacctatagaactaagacccactcccttttaaaatactcattaacacctttcatttgatacccatatcgtacaaaaaaattctagagtcacccctggcccacctttatggcgatatctcgaaagggcatccacctatagaactaaggtccactcccttttaaaatactcattaacacctttcatttgatacccatatcgtacaaacaaattctagagtcacccctggtcgacctttatgtcgatatctcgaaaaggcgtccacctatagaactaaggcccacccccttttaaaatgctccctaacacctttcttttgatacccatatcgtacaaacaaattctagagtcacccctggtccacctttatggcgatatctcgaaaaggcgtccacctatagaactaaggcccacacccttttaaaatactcattagcacctttcatttgatacccatattgtacaaaagcattctagattcacccctggtctacctttatggagatatctcgaaaaggcgtccacctatagaactaagacccactcccttttaaaatactcattaacacctttcatttgatacccatatcgtacacaaaaattctagagtcacccctggcccacctttatggcgatatctcgaaagggcatccacctatagaactaaggcccacacccttttaaaatactcattagcacctttcatttgatacccatatcgtacaaacaaattctagagtcacccctggtccacctttatggcgatatctcgaaaaggcgtccacctatagaactaaggcccacgcccttttaaaatactcattaacacctttcatttgatacccatatcatacacaaaaattctagagtcacccctggcccacctttatggcgatatctcgaaaaagcatccacctatagaactaaggcccactcccttttaaaatactcattaacacctttcatttgatacccatatcgtacaaacaaattctagagtcacccctggtctacctttatggagatatctcgaaaaggcgtccacctatagaactaagacccacgcccttttaaaatactcattaacacctttcatttgatacccatatcatacacaaaaattctagagtcacccctggcccacctttatggcgatatcttcaaagggcatccacctatagaactaaggcccactcccttttaaaatactcattaacacctttcatttgatacccatatcgtacaaacaaattccagagtcacccctggtccacctttatggtgatatctcgaaaagccgtccacctatagaactaaggcccacgcccttttaaaatactcattaacacctttcatttgatacccatatcgtacacaaaaattctagagtcaccctggcccacctttatggcgatatctcgaaagggcatccacctatagaactaaggcccactccctttaaaaataatcattaacacctttcatttgatacccatattgtacaaacgcattctagagtcacccctggtccacgtttatggcgatatcccgaaaaggcgcccacccatagaacaaaggcccactcccttttaaaacacttattgcacttttcgtttgacacccatattgtacaaacgcattctagagtcaacccaggtccacttttataacgatattccgaaatgcgtccacctatagaacttaggcccactcccttttaaaatactcattaacacctttcatttgatacccatatagcacaaacaaattctagagtcacccctggtccacgtttatggcgatatctcgaaaaggcgtccacatatagtactaaggcccacgccctcttaaaatactcattaataccttttatttgatacccatatcgtacaaaataaattctagagtaacccctggtccacctttatggcgatatctcgaaaagaacttaggcccactcccttttaaaattatcattaacacatttcatttgatacccatatcgtacaaacaaattctcgagtcaggcctggtccacctttatggcgatatccctaaatggcgtccatctatagatctatggcacactccctcataaaatactctttagtgcctttcatttgatagacatgtcatacaaacacattccagggttaccctaggttccttttacaacatggtgatttcccttactttgtctccacagctctcaactgagtatgtaatattcggttacacccgaacttagccttccttacttgtttcgaattcgttttaatagaaacaaattttcaaaataacctatattttcaagtaataagcaaggaacagaatttttataattttaatgtaatttatttaaaaattatttttttacttagaattgatcATTTTATCGCATTTTTCAAAATAAGAGTAATgttgtgttattatttttaaaaatcttttttctcTCCATTCATGGCTGTTTTTCACGACAGtcataacaccttcacgtttttttgttttctttaacacgtttgttccttgtatatgcattggaatattaggatcatctaggATCCAGTAtgaaaatttgacccgctcttatatacatataaaaataacatGGTCATTGTATCGTTATATATGTGGTTTGGGCGGCAGCTGGCGATACTGACGTCACTAGGTGCTATGGGTATAGAAAATCGACCGCTATATTCCGTAGTCAAAAATAGACTAACTCTTTATTCACATTCCTTCTTACTATCTATATGTAATTACAGTTAggtataatgtatgtatgtttgtgttatGTGGTGGCCtgatttaagctggagacattggtgctttatcggtaactgtatcggtaaccttataacagctgattcgaccaaccttatgagaatcaatgcaatcgattattggtgccgctaaggtcgtaaccgtatcgtagccaaccaattgggttttggtttaccgtcgtaacgataaacagctgattacgttagggatacgggtacagcgatacgacatacggcaccaatgactccggctttaacaGGGAAATTCCAAGAGAGTTGGTATTcagtatttatgtaaatttgtatgtgagAGCATATAgagtaaagctaatataatacaGTGTTGCATTAAAGCATATGTAATATACCTAAGATAAGCTGTATACATTCTGCGGGCTTAAGTACATGTATTTCATGTTGTGCGCGCCACATATACATACACTGATTTTTCGAAGAGAATTAATACTTTTAACGTTGATTCCAACATGATGCTAACATTAATTTTCGTTCTGGTTTGGCGTTTAGTCATTGACATTAATTCACTTTCAAAAGCAAATGAATATCATTTGATGTTAGTTGCACTGACACTATTTCATGTCACCGAAAATTCAGGAGAATACCATGAGTAAAATTGATCTTCATTTAGCAGTCCTTCCGTCCATATGTTCACAGCTATTTGCAACAATTTGGTGGTAGTAGATGTTGTATTGAAATGTCTTCTAAGGCTTCTTAATCTTTCTGAGGTTCTAAGAGTGGTAAGGTCTATTGTCCTTTTATTTCCATCTCATAAGATTATCTGAGATTAAGGATGTACAAAGTAGTTGTTGTCTGGCAACAGCCCAGTGCGTTTATTGTTTTCCCCAAAAACTGCATTCATCTCCATTACAACCCCAAACTACAAATTTAATTTTACGGAATAGTAGTTTAATCATTTATTCACATCTTCCTTTTTAGGAACCTGAGATAGTAATCGATCATTATGCCTTTGGACTACTAAACATCGATTCAATTAAAACGGATGCGTTCAAGGCATTATTTGGTGCACAGCTCTTAAAGTTGGCCACACTTATAACCGAATATCCCGATATGGaagaaatttcaaaaaagttattaaaatacTATGACAATTTTACGGATCGTGTACTGGCGGCTGTGTATCCATTGAGAGGCGAAGTAAATGTGCTTAATCATGGCGACTTATgggttaacaatttatttttcaaatacgatTCCAAATCATTGAAGTTGAAGGTGCCATATGAAGTACGATTTGTAAGTTTAAAGCAACAAATTGAAAATTCATACTGAATTAAAATTATTCTTCGTTTTTAGATCGATTTTCAATTATGCTACTATGGTAGCATTGGCTTCGATATCAATTATTTCCTAAATACCAGCGTACAATTGGATGTATTGAAAACGCATCGTAAGTCATTAATTGAAACCTACTACGAAAGTTTATTGAAAACTTTGAGAGCCTTACCATACACCGCAGCGTTGCCCAAATTTGAGCTTGTTCTGCGTGAGATTTCTCAACGGGAAGCTTTTGGTTTCTTTGTTGCTTTTGGATTCTTTCCGCTGATGTCAATGTATAGTATGGATTCGCAAGATAATTCATTGGAAAAGTTTTATGATGAGGAATTTGCTCGCCGCAAAATTGAATTGATGTTCCAGAGTAATCCGCGAACTATGGAAACATTGAAGTATGCACTAAAACGATTTGATGGCTTGAAAGTACTGGATTGAGAGCTTACTCTCTCTTTTCATACAATAAAGTAGATCATCCACAAAGGTTGTACTTTTGAATACAGAAATCGAGTAGCTCTGAAAGAATGCCTATTGATCTGTAAACTCTGTTAATATCTGTTTACCCATCGACCCAGAAATGGtttggtaaaaattaaaaattattatggcGCATATGGCGAAGTTAATAAGACTTTGATTTTATTAGTTGACCGCTGTTTTTATCTGGTGGTACAATATATGTATGAGAAACGTTTGAAACTTGTTAATAACTCTTAACTTTTTAGAAAGCAGACCCATAAGCCTTACCGCTTCCGGTAGCAGGTTTTTTTTCCCTCTACCTTAAGTGAAATACTAGGGAGGCGCTTCGAAGGCTTTACGTCTAGGAAGCTACGAGCGGCCATAACGTAAATAGTAGTAAGACGGTATTGATACGGTTTACTAACAAGAACTACACCTAAACTTCTGATGTGGCAAGCACGGACGTTGTCAGACCCACACTAACATATGAAGCTACGGCATGGTGGCCAGCAGTACAATATTGGAAAGATAAGTACAGCTAACAGCTTTTGGAGAGATAACAGGTGCATTAAGGTCTTGTCCAACAGACGCACTAAGTTTGCTGATAAAACAGCTATCTCTTGACCTTAACATTTGTGAAAGCAACTTGCAGTAAGGCTTCGTGAGTCTGATTGTTGGATCCGGAGGCAGTGGGATTACAGTTGTATTCTGAGAAGGATTTTGTGTGTAGACCCGTCATCAGATTATCACATGCCATCCCTTATTTTTCGCAAATGACATAAGCTTAAGTTCCCCTAAACAGTGTACTGGAGAGGGACGGGATGCAAAGGAGGGACGCAATTCCACTCTAAACCGACGGGTCTGAAATGGACTGTGGTGTGGAAGCTTCAATCTTCTGTGAGCATCTTTAGGCGTCGCTGTCAGTCAGTTCTGGGTATAGAGAGGGCATGTACGCTTACGTCGGGGGACTTGGTGTGAGGCGCATAGTATGCGCTCACTCACTGAGGCCGTCAGCAGCCGCAAGAGGTCGCTTTTAACCGCAGCTAACTTTGTAAACGTAACATTCTCATTCTACAGATTCATTGTTGGCAAAGATGTCGGTAGATGTGGAGGCGAACGAGACGCACCATTCCCTTACATCCAGTAGATAGCGGTCTCCAGCTAGCACTCCTCGGACACCTGCAAAATAACCAAGCAAACTTGGCCAAGTTACGTTAATAGGAGAACATAGGAACTGCTAAACAGGTCAAGAAAACAAGTCTTTATGATCACTGCAGCAATCACCGAACACTGTCCACTTGGCTTGGTTCCCGGTCACAGAATCATTGTTGGCACCATTTCCTTACATCTAGTAGACTGCAACAATCACTGAAGACTGGCCGCTGGGCTACGTGCTCAACGAATTTAACAGTATTTGCAGTAGATGCGGCTAAGAGGGCGCAAAAGGAACAGTCACAAACTAACCGTGCGAATACTCAGCTTTAGCGCATACTAAGTTTCAAACTATTGGCAGTTACATACTCTCGGAACGTCAGGATGTTGCTCCGCCAAAAACATCACCAGGTTCGTTGACCGAACCAATCGTTCGTCAGCAATTGGTTTCAGGAGAAGGCGCCCGGCGCGCTACTTGGGCTCGGGTCTCTAGTATCCGGGCAGCATCAAAACCAACCAAGTACAACCACACACTTTTTTAAACAGGTTACATTTTGGATTTACTCAAGCGGTCGAATTTTGAAAACGGTTATATTTCATCTATCAGTTTTTTTTAAAACGGGttacttttctgaaaataatttcCTGGAACCGGTTACTTCTATAGAGTCGGTTATTTTCTACAAATCGGGTTTTTTGGAACCTGAAACAGGTTACTTCCTTTCAACCGGACTATTTTTTGAAACTAGTTTCTTTGTTGGACCTTCTAGATCTCTGAAACTGGTAAGTTTGCTTTTCTAGAACGGGTAACTTTTTTGAAAGCAGTTAGTTTTGTGTCTCTGATACGTTTTTTGGAACCATTTGCTTGTTTTCAAACGACTCACTGATGCCAACAACATGTAGAAGGCTtctgcattaaaaaaataatagcaGGTGGCTTTAGTGCCGAGTAATTATTGAAATTCGTAATCAGAATATCCAATTTGGGTTCTATTTTTATAAGCAAAATATCATCATAACATCATCAATCTTACTCCAAACCAAATAATTAGCTTTGCGTGATTTGATTCTCAAGCTTAGAATCTTAAAAAAAGCAGCATCCACttaattatttcaaaattttgtttttagtcttTAATTGATATGTTCTGATGCAGACACAAGTGTTTACAACTTaaattgtttttatacctttcacgaacatgaaatggtatattagctttggtccgatgtttgtagcgttgagaaatatagaagtaagactcaccattaagtataacgaattgatcagggcgacgaactgagttgatatagccatgtccgtctgtccgtccgtccgtctgtctgtttgaacgcaaactagtccctcacattttgagatatcaatgaaatttggcataaggatgtattttttattacattaaacatttgtcggatccggtaggatcggaccactataacatatatctcccatacaaccgatcgttcagataagacagttttggtcattcctgccgcaatttagaaagtataaacgtgaaacttggtaatatatattctaatatatcatagaagatatcccgaaaaaatcattttgatcggagctatatatagtatatatcccatacaaccgatcgttcagataagggggttctttgccatttttatactcagttgagcagagctcacacagtatattaactttgattggataacggttggttgtacaggtataaaggaatcgagatagatataggcttccatatatcaaaatcatcagggtcgaaaaaaaatttgattaagccatgtccgtccgtccgtctgtccgttaacacgacaacttgagtaaattttgaggtatcttgatgaaatttggtatgtaggttcctgagcactcatcccagatcgctatttaaaatgaacaatatcggaatataaccacgcccactttttcgatatcgaaaatttcgaaaaccagaaaaaatgttataattcattaccaaagacgaataaagcgatgaagcttggtaggtgagttgaacttatgacgcagaatagaaaattagtaaaattttggacaatgggcgtggcaccgcccacttttaaaagaaggtaatttaaaagttttgcaagctgtaatttggcagtcgttgaagatatcatgatgaaatttggcaggaatgttactcctattactatatgtatgctcaataaaaattagcaaaatcggagaacgaccacgcccacttttaaaaaaaaatttttttaaagtcaaattttaacaaaaaatttaatatctttacagtatataacaaaattatatcaacattcaactccagtaatgatatggtgcaacaaaatgcaaaaataaaaaaggcgtggctccgcccttttttatttaatttttctaggatacttttaatgccataagtcgaacaaaaatttaccaatcctgctgaaatttggtaggggcttagactctgggacgataacttatttctgtgaaaaagggcgaaatcggttaaagccacgcccagtttttatacacagtcgaccgtctgtccttccgctcggccgctaacacgataacttgagcaaaaatcgatatatctttactaagctcagttcacgtacttatctgaactcactttgtattggtataaaaag is a genomic window of Eurosta solidaginis isolate ZX-2024a chromosome 4, ASM4086904v1, whole genome shotgun sequence containing:
- the LOC137248205 gene encoding uncharacterized protein, with amino-acid sequence MATFAIGEIPNYFNTEFFKRTLENGLRTVDLKILGISIENLTTGGENYCSNIYRAVIKYKSADDQHSEQTVIIKNMPKHKQGVLRRLNIYRKETIFYLDIKPKLEALMWYLGEQWSLAARHFHSTTEPEQNIIFEDLSVLGFSLESRQTGLNFAHARIVMDKMGEYHALTMVMAEREPEIVIDHYAFGLLNIDSIKTDAFKALFGAQLLKLATLITEYPDMEEISKKLLKYYDNFTDRVLAAVYPLRGEVNVLNHGDLWVNNLFFKYDSKSLKLKVPYEVRFIDFQLCYYGSIGFDINYFLNTSVQLDVLKTHRKSLIETYYESLLKTLRALPYTAALPKFELVLREISQREAFGFFVAFGFFPLMSMYSMDSQDNSLEKFYDEEFARRKIELMFQSNPRTMETLKYALKRFDGLKVLD